A part of Fulvitalea axinellae genomic DNA contains:
- a CDS encoding Y-family DNA polymerase — protein MYALVDCNSFYVSCERVFDPGLRGVPVVVLSNNDGCVVARSAEAKACGIGMGAPIFKMKEAVKRYGVRVFSSNYTLYGDMSARVMNVLGRFSPGVEVYSIDEAFLDLSGMEGLKEYGYRIREVVGLELGLPVCVGVGRTKTLAKVANRIAKRHGRLRGVCVIDTAEKERRALEMTPVDGVWGIGGRLSKKLGRQGVRTALEFSEMPSAWVRKHMSVVGLRTQRELAGEACLSLELVRPRKKSVCVSRSFGSDIEGLGKLKEALSAFVSMCGAKVREEGCCASTLTVLLMTNRFRTDIPHCSDQLTVPLPVPSDSDLELAGYAMRAAERIHREGVRYKKAGVIAGGLVPKNEVTGDLFDKVDRERHAALSLATDRLNGKFGAGTVKLGSQGPGRGWSHRQERLSRRFSTRWEELVEVGGGRNLP, from the coding sequence ATGTATGCTTTGGTGGACTGTAACAGTTTTTATGTGTCGTGCGAGCGGGTTTTTGATCCGGGGCTCCGGGGTGTGCCGGTGGTCGTGCTTTCGAACAATGACGGTTGTGTGGTGGCGCGGTCGGCGGAGGCGAAGGCTTGCGGGATCGGGATGGGGGCGCCTATTTTTAAGATGAAGGAGGCGGTGAAACGGTACGGGGTACGGGTGTTCTCTTCGAATTATACGCTTTACGGGGATATGTCGGCGAGGGTGATGAACGTTTTGGGCAGGTTTTCGCCGGGAGTCGAGGTTTACTCCATCGACGAGGCGTTTTTGGACCTTTCGGGCATGGAGGGGCTGAAGGAGTACGGGTACCGGATCCGGGAGGTTGTGGGGCTGGAGCTGGGTTTGCCGGTATGTGTCGGGGTCGGGCGCACGAAGACGTTGGCGAAGGTGGCGAACAGGATAGCGAAGCGACACGGGCGCTTGCGGGGCGTGTGTGTAATCGATACCGCGGAGAAGGAGCGCCGGGCGCTGGAGATGACGCCCGTGGACGGGGTTTGGGGCATAGGCGGAAGGCTGAGCAAGAAGCTGGGCAGGCAGGGCGTGAGGACGGCGCTGGAATTTTCGGAGATGCCGTCGGCGTGGGTCAGGAAGCATATGTCGGTGGTGGGGCTGCGGACGCAGCGGGAACTGGCGGGGGAGGCTTGCCTGAGTCTGGAGCTGGTGAGGCCGAGGAAGAAGTCGGTGTGCGTGTCGAGGTCGTTCGGGTCGGATATCGAGGGGCTGGGGAAGCTGAAGGAGGCTTTGTCAGCGTTTGTGTCGATGTGCGGGGCGAAGGTCCGGGAGGAGGGCTGTTGCGCGTCGACGCTGACGGTGCTGCTGATGACGAACCGGTTCAGGACAGATATTCCGCATTGTTCGGACCAGCTGACGGTGCCGTTGCCCGTGCCTTCGGACAGCGATCTGGAGCTGGCGGGTTACGCGATGCGGGCGGCGGAGCGGATCCACAGGGAAGGGGTCCGGTATAAGAAGGCGGGCGTGATAGCCGGCGGTCTAGTGCCGAAAAACGAGGTGACGGGCGACCTGTTCGACAAGGTGGACCGGGAGAGGCACGCGGCGCTGTCGCTGGCGACGGACCGGCTGAACGGGAAGTTCGGGGCGGGGACGGTGAAGCTGGGATCGCAGGGGCCGGGCCGTGGCTGGAGCCACCGGCAGGAGAGGCTTTCGAGGCGGTTCAGCACGAGGTGGGAGGAGTTGGTTGAGGTTGGGGGAGGGCGGAACCTGCCGTGA
- a CDS encoding AAA family ATPase, whose amino-acid sequence MKINRLSLRNFKGFDQRSFDFHPSVNVLIGDNGTGKSSVLDAAAFMLGTFFIGVDGIPTYALKNRDKRRLMVDRNSLETQLPLSLEIEHEIDGETLAWHRDTNRASGNSTTYASARELVRKARELTQAVRDGDRADLPLIAYYGTERLSEEKKSRKSGNKKNDGGSRLEGYRDALDPRAMKERFMAWFRDAETARLQDLQDETQSQDLLLYQAFVAVLGATLPDWENIHYNFKRKDIVGKAGDEWKEFESLSAGYKSMVRLCADIAYRAIRLNPHLGAEAVTATKGVVLVDEIDMHLHPKWQRVVVDRLQTAFPNIQFLLTTHSPFIVQSLKADELINLDDNRIDDDPDSRTLEDNALFMGVESAHSAEFEEKRQVSYDFFKLLEGEDSPENRAQIDLLIERTTDPVFRAKLEIERLIKFGKA is encoded by the coding sequence ATGAAAATAAACCGCCTGTCCCTGCGGAACTTCAAAGGCTTCGACCAACGTTCCTTCGACTTCCATCCCAGCGTAAACGTCCTGATCGGAGACAACGGAACCGGTAAATCCTCCGTCCTCGACGCAGCCGCCTTCATGCTCGGCACATTCTTCATCGGCGTGGACGGCATTCCTACATACGCCCTCAAAAACAGGGACAAAAGGCGCCTGATGGTAGACCGGAACAGCCTTGAGACGCAACTGCCGCTGAGCCTGGAGATAGAACACGAGATTGACGGCGAAACCCTCGCCTGGCACCGCGACACCAACAGGGCTTCGGGAAATTCCACCACCTACGCCTCGGCCCGGGAGCTGGTTCGTAAGGCCCGGGAGCTTACGCAAGCCGTACGCGACGGCGACCGCGCTGACCTCCCCCTGATCGCATACTACGGCACCGAAAGGCTTTCCGAAGAGAAGAAAAGCAGAAAAAGCGGAAACAAAAAAAACGACGGTGGCTCTCGTCTCGAAGGCTATCGCGACGCCCTCGACCCACGCGCGATGAAAGAAAGGTTCATGGCCTGGTTCCGCGACGCAGAAACCGCCCGACTGCAGGATCTGCAGGACGAAACCCAAAGCCAGGACCTCTTGCTCTACCAAGCCTTCGTGGCTGTCTTGGGGGCTACGCTTCCCGATTGGGAAAATATCCATTACAATTTCAAAAGGAAGGATATCGTCGGAAAGGCTGGCGACGAGTGGAAAGAGTTCGAAAGCCTCAGCGCCGGATACAAAAGCATGGTCCGCCTCTGCGCCGACATCGCCTACAGGGCCATACGCCTCAATCCCCATCTCGGGGCCGAAGCGGTAACCGCAACCAAAGGAGTCGTCCTCGTCGACGAGATTGACATGCACCTGCATCCCAAATGGCAACGCGTGGTCGTCGATCGCCTCCAAACCGCCTTCCCGAACATACAGTTTCTGCTCACAACCCATTCGCCTTTCATAGTCCAGTCACTGAAAGCCGATGAGCTAATCAACCTCGACGACAACCGTATAGATGACGATCCCGACTCCCGGACGCTGGAGGACAACGCTCTTTTCATGGGGGTCGAAAGCGCCCACAGCGCCGAATTCGAGGAAAAACGACAGGTCAGTTATGATTTCTTCAAACTTCTCGAAGGGGAGGACAGTCCCGAAAACAGGGCGCAGATAGACCTCCTGATAGAAAGGACCACGGACCCCGTATTCCGGGCCAAACTGGAAATCGAACGCCTCATCAAATTCGGAAAAGCATGA
- a CDS encoding restriction endonuclease subunit S, with translation MSKTEKRNVPALRFPEFQDEWVERRLEDLFIEFKSGKNIKASKINDSGNYPVYGGNGLRGYTDIFSHDGEYFLIGRQGALCGNINRFSGKAFVSEHAIACRSNDFSDTEWLAQRLDYFNLNRLSESSAQPGLSVQKLLRFKLVVPTRSEATKIATFLTSVDKKIAQVQEKKRLSQEFKKGMMQKLFSQQIRFKDDQGNDFPEWEEKRLGDILIEYKERVDANTNLPILTSSRNGLYPQKDYFANRELQNEGEYGVVPKGFFTYRHMSDDATFKFNINEYCERGAISKEYPVFTTKDYSARFLYEILNNGSDFKRFALTQKQGGTRTRLYFKNLCKMVLSLPISQEATKIATYLTALDDKIQNLENQIRQAKAFKQGLLQQMLV, from the coding sequence ATGAGCAAGACAGAAAAGAGAAACGTGCCTGCGCTGAGGTTTCCGGAGTTTCAAGATGAGTGGGTTGAGAGAAGGTTAGAAGATTTATTTATTGAATTTAAAAGTGGCAAAAATATAAAAGCCTCGAAAATCAACGATTCTGGTAATTACCCTGTGTACGGAGGAAATGGACTTAGAGGCTATACGGATATATTCTCTCATGATGGGGAATATTTTTTAATAGGGCGACAAGGTGCACTTTGTGGAAATATTAATCGATTCTCGGGCAAGGCATTTGTCTCTGAACATGCGATAGCATGTAGATCAAATGATTTTTCCGACACTGAATGGTTAGCACAACGTTTGGATTATTTCAATCTTAATAGACTATCAGAGTCCTCTGCTCAACCAGGTTTATCCGTACAAAAATTACTTCGTTTTAAGCTTGTTGTTCCAACGAGATCCGAAGCCACCAAAATAGCCACCTTCCTAACCTCCGTCGACAAAAAAATCGCCCAAGTCCAAGAGAAAAAACGCCTCAGCCAAGAATTCAAAAAAGGCATGATGCAGAAACTCTTCTCCCAACAAATCCGCTTCAAAGACGACCAAGGAAACGATTTCCCGGAGTGGGAGGAGAAAAGATTGGGGGATATCCTAATTGAATATAAGGAAAGGGTTGATGCGAATACCAATTTGCCAATTCTAACATCCTCCAGAAATGGCCTTTATCCACAAAAGGATTATTTTGCCAATAGAGAATTACAAAATGAGGGAGAATATGGAGTGGTCCCGAAAGGATTTTTTACTTATCGGCATATGAGTGATGATGCCACTTTTAAGTTTAACATTAATGAATATTGTGAAAGGGGTGCGATAAGCAAAGAATACCCTGTTTTCACAACGAAAGACTATAGCGCAAGATTCCTTTATGAAATATTGAACAACGGCTCAGATTTCAAACGTTTTGCATTAACGCAAAAGCAAGGAGGGACAAGAACCCGTTTGTACTTCAAGAATTTGTGTAAAATGGTATTGAGTCTTCCAATATCTCAGGAAGCCACCAAAATAGCCACCTACCTCACGGCCCTCGACGACAAAATACAAAACCTCGAAAACCAGATCCGGCAGGCCAAAGCCTTCAAACAGGGCCTCCTCCAGCAAATGTTGGTATAA
- a CDS encoding translesion error-prone DNA polymerase V autoproteolytic subunit: MFRTEWGLVVLMDLSKNIVVMAGPLALYVPENAGLGGVPLVMFPVTAGFPSPAEDYLEGVIDLNRELVGNREATFFARVRGESMSGANIHDGDVLVVDRSMRPREGDLAVCCVNGEFTLKRFSRRGGKVRLLAANPEFPDIEVGAGDDFMVWGVVTYTIQRRK; the protein is encoded by the coding sequence ATGTTCCGGACCGAATGGGGTTTGGTCGTGTTAATGGATTTGTCTAAAAATATTGTCGTTATGGCTGGACCGTTGGCTTTGTATGTGCCGGAGAACGCGGGATTAGGGGGCGTTCCGTTGGTGATGTTTCCCGTGACGGCGGGGTTTCCGTCGCCGGCGGAAGATTATCTGGAAGGCGTGATCGACCTGAACCGGGAGCTTGTGGGCAACAGGGAGGCGACGTTTTTCGCTCGTGTGCGCGGGGAGTCGATGTCGGGCGCGAATATCCATGACGGGGACGTTTTGGTAGTGGACCGGTCGATGAGGCCGCGCGAGGGCGATTTGGCTGTCTGCTGCGTGAACGGGGAGTTTACGCTGAAGCGGTTTTCCAGGCGGGGGGGCAAGGTTCGGTTGTTGGCGGCGAATCCTGAGTTTCCGGATATCGAGGTTGGCGCAGGGGATGATTTTATGGTTTGGGGGGTTGTTACTTATACTATTCAGAGGAGGAAATAA
- a CDS encoding type I restriction-modification system subunit M: protein MSEDQKNQLKTKLWKIANTLRGNMNADEFRDYILGFIFYKYLSEKMEIYADRILQPDGVKFLDIPGMPEAEDYYEAIREATVDKLGYFLRPEELFAQIAERGNGKDEEHPNFILDDLARILDNIQRSTMGTESEDDFDHLFEDMDLSSTKLGRTPDDRNKLIAKVLFHLDRIDFKLHDSEIDVLGDAYEYLIGEFASGAGKKAGEFYTPQEVSTVLAKLVTTGKTRLRSVYDPTCGSGSLLLRVSKQLERTDPETGEIIRNVGSFTGQELNRTTYNLARMNMILHDVHYRDFDIRQEDTLERPQHIDERFEAIVANPPFSANWSANPLFANDDRFSAYGKLAPKSKADFAFVQHMIHHLDEDGTMAIVLPHGVLFRGAAEGHIRRYLIEDRNYLDAVIGLPANIFYGTSIPTCILVFKKCREAGDNVIFIDASQHFEKKKTQNYLRAEDIQRMVDTYASRAPEDKYSHAATLEEIEENDYNLNIPRYVDTFEEEEPVDLQAVTEQLRNLENDMSQTDGQIDAFCQELGIENPFRS, encoded by the coding sequence ATGTCTGAAGACCAAAAGAACCAGCTCAAGACGAAGCTCTGGAAGATAGCCAATACCCTGCGCGGCAACATGAACGCCGACGAATTCCGCGACTACATCCTCGGATTCATATTCTATAAATACCTCTCCGAAAAAATGGAGATCTACGCCGACCGCATTCTGCAGCCCGACGGCGTGAAATTCCTCGACATACCCGGAATGCCCGAGGCCGAAGACTATTACGAAGCCATCAGGGAAGCCACCGTCGACAAGCTCGGATACTTCCTCCGACCCGAAGAGCTCTTCGCGCAGATAGCCGAACGCGGAAACGGCAAGGACGAGGAACACCCCAACTTCATCCTCGACGACCTCGCCCGCATCCTCGACAACATACAGCGCTCCACCATGGGCACCGAGTCCGAAGACGATTTCGACCACCTCTTCGAAGACATGGACCTCTCCAGCACCAAGCTCGGACGCACGCCCGACGACCGCAACAAGCTCATCGCCAAAGTGCTCTTCCACCTCGACCGCATCGACTTCAAGCTCCACGACAGCGAGATCGACGTCCTCGGCGACGCCTACGAATACCTTATCGGGGAGTTCGCCAGCGGCGCCGGCAAAAAAGCGGGCGAATTTTATACCCCCCAAGAAGTCAGCACCGTGCTCGCCAAGCTCGTCACGACGGGCAAGACCCGCCTCCGTTCGGTATACGACCCCACCTGCGGCTCCGGATCCCTCCTCCTGCGCGTGTCCAAACAGCTTGAAAGGACCGATCCCGAAACCGGCGAGATAATCAGGAACGTAGGCTCCTTCACCGGCCAGGAACTCAACCGAACCACCTACAACCTGGCGCGCATGAACATGATCCTGCACGACGTCCACTACCGCGACTTCGACATACGGCAGGAAGACACCCTCGAACGCCCGCAGCATATCGACGAGCGCTTCGAGGCCATCGTGGCCAACCCGCCCTTCTCGGCCAACTGGTCCGCCAATCCCCTATTCGCCAACGATGACCGCTTCAGCGCCTACGGCAAGCTCGCTCCCAAATCCAAGGCCGACTTCGCCTTCGTGCAGCACATGATCCACCACCTCGACGAGGACGGAACCATGGCCATCGTACTCCCCCACGGCGTGCTCTTTCGCGGCGCGGCCGAAGGGCATATCCGCCGTTACCTCATCGAGGACCGCAATTACCTCGACGCCGTGATAGGACTGCCCGCGAACATTTTCTACGGCACCTCCATCCCCACCTGCATACTCGTTTTCAAAAAATGCCGCGAGGCCGGCGACAACGTCATATTCATCGACGCCAGCCAACACTTCGAAAAGAAAAAGACGCAGAACTACCTCCGCGCCGAGGACATCCAACGCATGGTGGATACCTACGCTTCCCGCGCCCCGGAAGACAAATACAGCCACGCCGCCACGCTGGAGGAAATCGAAGAGAACGACTACAACCTCAACATTCCCCGCTACGTCGACACCTTCGAGGAAGAGGAACCCGTGGACCTGCAGGCCGTAACCGAACAGCTCCGCAACCTCGAAAACGACATGTCCCAAACCGACGGCCAAATCGACGCCTTCTGCCAAGAATTGGGAATCGAAAACCCCTTCCGATCATGA